A genomic window from Halorubrum lacusprofundi ATCC 49239 includes:
- a CDS encoding molybdopterin synthase: MQPISIVGPGATDLAGTLADRLDGRVAVVDCGGEDGERGEAPGRAAESEVTDGGVAVRRDDSDDEGAAERAADTAIALDADGSWAGRGRVEGLDDLLDGLAPDHDYLVAVGESRLRVPTVLLGADAEPADVPGSVVAAADAPDQIDLDGLVTDLADAEPWVTREALVRQVEASADADRAGAIATFTGRVRARDAPNDDRTTHLAFEKYEGVAAEQMDAIAAELTERDGVFEVRMHHRTGVIEAGEDIVFIVVLAGHRGEAFRTVEDGIDRLKDEVPIFKKESTEAEEFWVHRRE, translated from the coding sequence ATGCAACCGATATCGATCGTCGGCCCCGGAGCGACCGACCTCGCGGGGACGCTCGCAGACCGGCTCGATGGGCGAGTGGCGGTCGTCGACTGCGGTGGGGAGGACGGAGAACGAGGCGAAGCCCCCGGTCGAGCCGCCGAGTCCGAGGTGACTGACGGCGGCGTCGCGGTGAGACGAGACGACTCCGATGACGAGGGAGCGGCGGAGAGGGCCGCCGACACGGCGATCGCGCTCGATGCAGACGGCTCGTGGGCGGGACGCGGGCGCGTCGAGGGACTCGATGACCTCCTCGACGGACTCGCGCCCGATCACGACTACCTCGTCGCGGTCGGCGAGTCCCGCCTGCGCGTCCCGACGGTCCTGCTCGGTGCGGACGCGGAGCCGGCGGACGTTCCCGGATCGGTCGTCGCCGCCGCCGACGCACCCGACCAGATCGACCTCGACGGGCTCGTCACGGATCTGGCCGACGCGGAGCCGTGGGTCACCCGGGAGGCGCTCGTGCGTCAGGTGGAGGCGTCAGCGGACGCAGACCGCGCCGGTGCCATCGCGACGTTCACCGGGCGAGTTCGCGCGCGAGACGCTCCGAACGACGACCGGACGACCCACCTCGCGTTCGAGAAGTACGAGGGGGTCGCTGCGGAGCAGATGGACGCCATCGCCGCCGAGCTGACCGAGCGCGACGGAGTATTTGAAGTTCGGATGCACCACCGGACGGGCGTGATCGAGGCGGGCGAAGATATCGTGTTTATCGTCGTTCTCGCGGGCCACCGCGGGGAGGCGTTCCGAACGGTCGAGGACGGGATTGACCGACTGAAAGACGAGGTACCGATATTCAAAAAGGAGTCCACGGAGGCCGAGGAGTTCTGGGTCCACCGGAGAGAGTAG
- the lysS gene encoding lysine--tRNA ligase has product MSADDSPHILSEQARDTDGSAGDDDEGDDGKGFRAFWADVVADEIEARDPDEPIVIKGGVSPSGVAHLGNFNEIMRGYFVAAVLRERGHEVRQVFTSDDKDPLRKIPRKLANPDGEIVGLGEVDAGALGRNLGKPYTAIPDPFGERDSYAAHFAALLKADADRLEIPVEMVSNTELYADGAFDDVTRRVLSDLDGVREVLSQYQDKVDGEYVPFNPVCGECGKITETVTSVDLDAETVEYVCTDMDVGDNTIEGCGHEGTATFREGKLPWRLEWPGQWDVLGVDFEPFGKDHAEGSWPSGVDVARNVLGIEPPVPMVYEWFTLNGEPLSSSAGNIVTVSELLDLLEPAVLRYFFALHPKKARDLDIERLDQLVDRFDRFERAYFGEVDDEDLTAFAERAYPFVVRRADDPPTEKPVRLPYTFAAVLGMVDDPAFRERLARDEGHIPDDASDETVEAALARVEKARNWAERTANEYDYRLQTELPDADFDDDVAAALDDLAEFVAAGHDGEAIQAEIYETARAHDVEVSDFFAAGYRLFFDDTQGPRLGEFLGELERDYVVARLRREA; this is encoded by the coding sequence ATGAGCGCCGACGACTCCCCGCACATCCTCTCGGAACAGGCGCGAGACACGGACGGATCGGCGGGCGACGACGACGAGGGGGACGACGGCAAGGGGTTCCGCGCCTTCTGGGCTGACGTGGTCGCCGACGAGATCGAGGCGCGCGACCCGGACGAGCCGATCGTGATCAAGGGCGGCGTCTCTCCTTCGGGGGTCGCACACCTCGGCAACTTCAACGAGATCATGCGAGGGTACTTCGTCGCGGCGGTGTTGCGCGAGCGCGGCCACGAAGTCCGGCAGGTGTTCACCTCCGACGACAAGGACCCGCTCCGCAAGATCCCGCGGAAGCTGGCGAACCCCGACGGGGAGATCGTGGGGCTCGGCGAGGTCGACGCGGGCGCGCTCGGCCGGAACCTCGGGAAGCCGTACACCGCGATTCCGGACCCGTTCGGCGAGCGCGACTCGTACGCCGCCCACTTCGCCGCCCTGTTGAAGGCCGATGCCGACCGATTGGAGATTCCGGTCGAGATGGTCTCGAACACGGAGCTGTACGCCGACGGCGCCTTCGACGACGTGACTCGGAGGGTCCTCTCTGACCTTGACGGCGTTCGCGAGGTGCTCTCGCAGTATCAGGACAAGGTCGACGGCGAGTACGTCCCGTTCAATCCGGTGTGTGGCGAGTGCGGGAAGATCACGGAGACGGTCACGAGCGTCGACCTCGACGCCGAGACTGTCGAGTACGTCTGTACCGACATGGACGTCGGCGACAATACCATCGAAGGGTGCGGCCACGAGGGGACTGCCACGTTCCGCGAGGGGAAGCTCCCGTGGCGGCTGGAGTGGCCCGGCCAATGGGACGTGCTCGGCGTCGACTTCGAGCCGTTCGGCAAGGACCACGCGGAGGGGTCATGGCCCTCCGGCGTCGACGTGGCGCGGAACGTCCTCGGAATCGAGCCGCCGGTGCCGATGGTGTACGAGTGGTTCACGCTCAACGGCGAGCCGCTCTCCTCGTCGGCCGGCAACATCGTCACCGTCTCGGAACTGCTCGACCTGCTCGAACCCGCGGTGCTCCGGTACTTCTTCGCGCTCCACCCGAAGAAGGCACGCGACCTCGACATCGAACGACTCGACCAGCTCGTCGACCGGTTCGACCGGTTCGAGCGCGCGTACTTCGGCGAGGTCGACGACGAGGATCTGACCGCCTTCGCCGAGCGCGCCTACCCGTTCGTCGTTAGGCGCGCGGACGACCCGCCCACCGAGAAGCCCGTGCGGCTCCCGTACACCTTCGCGGCGGTCCTCGGGATGGTCGACGACCCAGCGTTCCGGGAGCGACTCGCCCGTGACGAGGGACACATCCCCGACGACGCCTCCGACGAGACCGTCGAAGCCGCGCTAGCCCGCGTCGAGAAGGCGCGCAACTGGGCGGAGCGCACCGCTAACGAGTACGACTACCGGCTCCAGACGGAGTTGCCCGACGCCGACTTCGACGACGATGTTGCGGCTGCGCTCGACGACCTCGCGGAGTTCGTCGCGGCCGGCCACGACGGCGAGGCGATCCAAGCGGAGATATACGAGACGGCGCGCGCACACGACGTTGAGGTGAGCGACTTCTTCGCCGCGGGCTACCGGCTCTTCTTCGACGACACGCAGGGGCCGCGGCTCGGCGAGTTCCTCGGCGAGTTGGAGCGTGACTACGTCGTGGCACGGCTCCGCCGGGAGGCGTAG
- a CDS encoding DUF7573 domain-containing protein, with amino-acid sequence MPEDRSLDEFEGSDDDSEDTDDTAGADASAAEPDDTVIDDDPSPATATSTWTTGGADCERCGERVERRWLDDGDRVCPDCKLW; translated from the coding sequence ATGCCCGAGGACCGCTCGCTCGACGAGTTCGAGGGCTCGGACGATGACTCCGAGGACACCGACGACACCGCGGGCGCTGACGCGTCAGCCGCAGAACCGGATGATACCGTGATCGACGACGACCCGTCCCCCGCGACGGCGACATCAACGTGGACTACCGGCGGCGCCGACTGCGAGCGGTGCGGTGAGCGCGTTGAGCGCCGCTGGCTCGACGACGGAGACCGCGTCTGTCCCGATTGTAAACTCTGGTAG
- the pyrH gene encoding UMP kinase, with protein sequence MRVVVSIGGSVLAPDLDPDRVAAYAEAIERLAADGCEVGVVVGGGGVAREYIETARELGANEVELDQLGIGTTRLNARLLIAALAGGANLSPATGYDEAAAALRRGEVSVMGGVTPGQTTDAVAAAFAESVDADLLVYATSANGVYDADPNVDDDATQFGSMSPAELVDIVLPMSRNAGASAPVDLLAAKLIDRAGIRSIVLDGTNPEVVVDAVLRGDHTGTDVIPTGSEEPIYWTGSSDA encoded by the coding sequence ATGAGAGTCGTCGTTTCTATCGGCGGGAGCGTGCTCGCGCCCGATCTGGACCCCGACCGGGTGGCCGCGTACGCCGAGGCGATCGAGCGACTGGCGGCCGACGGCTGCGAAGTCGGCGTCGTCGTCGGCGGGGGCGGCGTCGCGCGCGAGTACATCGAGACGGCGCGCGAATTGGGCGCCAACGAGGTCGAACTCGACCAGCTGGGCATCGGGACGACCCGGCTCAACGCCCGCCTGCTTATCGCCGCGCTCGCCGGCGGCGCGAACCTCTCGCCGGCGACGGGGTACGACGAGGCGGCCGCCGCCCTCCGCCGCGGGGAGGTGTCGGTGATGGGCGGCGTGACCCCCGGACAGACTACCGACGCGGTCGCCGCCGCCTTCGCGGAGTCGGTCGACGCCGACCTGCTCGTGTACGCGACGAGCGCGAACGGCGTGTACGATGCCGACCCCAACGTCGACGACGACGCGACCCAGTTCGGGTCGATGTCGCCGGCGGAGCTCGTCGACATCGTCCTTCCGATGAGCCGGAACGCGGGGGCGTCTGCTCCCGTCGACCTGCTCGCGGCCAAGCTGATCGACCGCGCGGGCATCCGCTCGATCGTCCTCGACGGGACGAATCCCGAGGTTGTCGTCGACGCCGTCCTCCGCGGCGACCACACCGGCACCGACGTGATTCCGACTGGGAGCGAGGAGCCGATCTACTGGACGGGGTCGAGCGACGCATGA
- a CDS encoding DUF7123 family protein, with the protein MSATANPSTTGTSTDDLSKEERLKRYLLDRAEDGEMYFKGKFISQDVDLSPKEIGALMLKLRDSATELTVEKWSYTGATTWRVEPA; encoded by the coding sequence ATGAGCGCGACTGCAAACCCCTCCACGACCGGGACCTCGACCGACGACCTCAGCAAGGAAGAGCGGCTGAAGCGGTACCTACTCGACCGCGCGGAGGACGGTGAGATGTACTTCAAAGGGAAGTTCATCTCCCAGGATGTCGATCTCTCGCCGAAGGAGATCGGCGCCCTGATGCTGAAGCTCCGAGACTCGGCCACGGAGCTCACCGTCGAGAAGTGGTCGTACACGGGCGCGACGACCTGGCGCGTCGAGCCCGCCTGA